In the genome of Mytilus edulis chromosome 3, xbMytEdul2.2, whole genome shotgun sequence, one region contains:
- the LOC139515308 gene encoding uncharacterized protein, translated as MPLVRKRGIPYAHNTYEKGKRKLKKGVQVIKKIKQETKSTSGLQFASIHSGNDPNSNPPCSSSSTVDIEEEVTAYSKAKSKRLENWEGLRSQLLEVYVSHEEPYNSICNFCGVESIDLYRCLDCALWITTCQSCMTKSHSFPHLHTIEKWMHGTFIECPVNSIVWKRTDHVACESNYQKELVIVDDKGRQHLRHVQFCSCEQEPITLLRFNLWPASPKHPRLAFHVELLMLLNGLLLESHVSVKSFCAVLTARHSKHNAFYATKERQDLYKILMKETIQEFRHLLYKKEHPKHLCEKLDDGTECPACYNVTQPIVSFDADFQLVRKGSSGNNWKPPNHEGHFFVNQDSVDNFMSEYTTDNKKEDVECNEFQAGNQLRSKIKNKKLSETAVFGSICRHEFPQLFCSLKHGERLGYSVFLIDKLLEKYESKNIHVMYDIACILDKHLKIN; from the exons atgcCTTTGGTTAGGAAAAGAGGAATACCTTATGCCCATAATACATATGAGAAAGGTAAAAGGAAATTAAAGAAGGGTGTTCAGGTCATCAAAAAAATCAAACAGGAAACAAAATCTACATCTGGACTCCAGTTTGCTTCCATACATTCAGGAAATGACCCCAATTCAAATCCTCCTTGTTCAAGTTCATCAACTGTTGACATTGAAGAGGAAGTAACAG CATATTCAAAAGCTAAATCCAAGCGCCTTGAAAACTGGGAAGGGTTAAGGAGTCAGTTATTGGAGGTCTATGTGTCTCATGAGGAACCATATAATTCCATTTGTAATTTTTGTGGTGTGGAATCTATAGATTTGTACAGATGTCTTGACTGTGCATTGTGGATTACAACATGTCAGTCCTGTATGACAAAAAGTCATTCCTTTCCACATCTACATACAATTGAGAAGTGGATG CATGGAACATTTATTGAATGCCCTGTAAACAGCATAGTGTGGAAAAGAACTGACCATGTGGCATGTGAGAGCAACTACCAAAAAGAGTTGGTGATTGTAGATGACAAAG GCAGACAACATTTAAGACATGTTCAGTTTTGCAGTTGTGAGCAGGAACCTATAACATTGCTACGGTTTAACCTATGGCCAGCATCACCAAAACACCCTAGACTAGCATTTCATGTTGAACTTTTGATGCTCTTGAATGGACTTCTTTTAGAGAGCCATGTCTCAGTAAAAAGCTTCTGTGCTGTTTTGACGGCTAGACATTCAAAACACAATGCTTTTTATGCAACTAAAGAG AGGCAAGACCTGTACAAGATCCTGATGAAGGAAACAATTCAAGAGTTTAGACATCTCTTGTACAAAAAAGAACATCCAAAGCACCTTTGTGAAAAACTTGATGATGGCACTGAATGTCCTGCTTGCTATAAT GTTACTCAACCTATTGTTTCATTTGATGCCGACTTTCAGCTTGTAAGGAAAGGCTCATCAGGAAATAATTGGAAACCACCAAATCATGAAGGACACTTTTTTGTTAATCAAGATTCTGTGGACAACTTCATGTCAGAATATACTACTgataacaaaaaagaagatgtg GAATGTAATGAATTTCAAGCTGGAAATCAGTTGAGATccaaaataaagaacaaaaaactGTCTGAAACAGCTGTGTTTGGGTCTATTTGTCGCCATGAATTTCCACAGCTGTTCTGCAGTCTAAAACACGGTGAAAG ACTTGGCTACTCTGTATTCCTGATAGATAAACTACTTGAAAAGTATGAAAGCAAGAATATACATGTGATGTATGACATCGCTTGTATTCTAGACAAGCATTTAAAG attaattaa
- the LOC139515309 gene encoding uncharacterized protein: MRSTGKLCIQKIKGMAEKLDCSIDRVKMWIGNKNARERSVGTIDYSKKKTATKRGPSAYNIVTGDIPRGNMTGSEYLRKAAEVWRGASAEQKQLATEKAKKIKMDPLQNMDSEQAINHHLKIISKSCDIIASLGLQVGGVCVTKDKVPSYFGTPKAMSFFKDNIIEIVDSLTGEEQTIKSEKPKRLALKEEVRKVFNASFEKCGMKKVPYKALSLGQISFSVSGLPEGITFKEPGSYSTSTMESILSRKDQIHVAKISREETIEEKVIANKGNKSIGSQSEKVKANKENECIDSQSEKVIANKGNENIGSQSGTTVQQTDSEGSIQGSLQAC; the protein is encoded by the exons ATGCGATCCACTGGTAAACTATGCATTCAAAAAATTAAAGGAATGGCGGAGAAATTGGATTGTTCAATTGATAGAGTCAAG ATGTGGATTGGAAATAAAAATGCTAGAGAAAGATCTGTGGGTACTATAGATTACTCTAAAAAGAAAACAGCAACTAAGAGGGGGCCTTCAGCTTACAATATTGTAACTGGGGATATCCCAAGAG gtaacATGACTGGTAGCGAATACCTTAGAAAAGCAGCAGAGGTTTGGAGAGGAGCTAGTGCTGAGCAAAAACAGCTGGCAACagaaaaggcaaaaaaaattaaaatggacCCTCTCCAAAATATGGACTCAGAGCAGGCCATAAACCACCATCTGAAAATCATCTCAAAATCT TGTGATATAATAGCATCTCTGGGATTGCAAGTTGGTGGGGTGTGTGTTACAAAGGACAAAGTGCCCAGCTACTTTGGGACACCCAAAGCCATGAGCTTTTTTAAAGACAATATCATTGAAATTGTTGATAGTCTTACAG GTGAGGAACAAACAATCAAATCAGAAAAGCCAAAGAGGTTGGCTTTGAAAGAAGAAGTCAGAAAGGTTTTTAATGCAAGTTTTG aaAAATGTGGTATGAAAAAGGTGCCATATAAAGCTTTGTCTTTGGGGCAAATAAGCTTTTCTGTTAGTGGTTTGCCAGAGGGAATAACTTTTAAAGAACCTGGCAGCTACTCCACTTCTACAATGGAATCTATACTAAGCAGGAAAGACCAAATACATGTAGCAAaaat TTCAAGAGAGGAGACAATAGAAG aaaaggTCATTGCTAATAAAGGAAACAAGAGTATTGGCAGTCAATCAG aaaaggTCAAGGCTAATAAAGAAAACGAGTGTATTGACAGTCAATCAG aaaaggTCATTGCTAATAAAGGAAACGAGAATATTGGCAGTCAATCAG GTACAACTGTGCAACAAACTGACAGTGAAGGAAGTATACAAG GAAGCTTGCAGGCATGTTGA